A genomic window from Agrobacterium larrymoorei includes:
- a CDS encoding Do family serine endopeptidase, translating to MSQSQNGRSSLKTILKSSAVGGLAALMLTTGVAGPIARSFAAPVEVNAPQVPSFANVVDAVSPAVVSVRVKSNVEPVSDDGNGFSFGGRGLDQLPDDHPLKRFFKEFGGPGANEDKRGPNRHREGKGPLRPVAQGSGFFISEDGYIVTNNHVVDDGSAYTVVLNDGTEYDAKLIGRDRRTDLAVLKVDVNRKFTYVQFADDSKIRVGDWVVAVGNPFGLGGTVTSGIVSARGRDIGSGPYDDYLQIDAAVNRGNSGGPAFNLNGEVVGINTAIFSPSGGNVGIAFAIPASVAKDVVQDLMKDGKVERGWLGVQIQPVSKDIAESLGLSEAKGALVVAPQPGSPGDKAGVKQGDIITAVNGDPIKDARELSRRIGALAPNTKVELSLWRNGKSQSVSVTLGDLASDDASASAQGQNDSGRGGQSSSEKALSSLGLTVAPAEDGKGLAITDVDPDSDAATRGLKTGEKITSVNNQQVASAADVEKVISQAKKDGRTKALFQIETEQGSRFIALDIDQG from the coding sequence ATGTCTCAATCGCAAAACGGACGCTCCTCGCTGAAGACGATTCTGAAGTCTTCGGCCGTAGGTGGTCTTGCCGCACTGATGCTTACCACCGGCGTCGCTGGGCCTATCGCCCGTTCCTTTGCAGCACCTGTCGAGGTTAATGCGCCCCAGGTGCCGAGCTTTGCGAATGTTGTTGACGCCGTTTCTCCCGCTGTAGTCTCCGTGCGCGTCAAGTCCAATGTGGAGCCGGTTTCCGACGACGGCAACGGTTTTTCCTTCGGCGGACGCGGTCTTGACCAGCTTCCTGACGACCATCCGCTGAAGCGCTTCTTCAAGGAATTCGGTGGTCCAGGTGCCAATGAAGACAAGCGTGGGCCGAACCGCCACCGCGAAGGCAAAGGTCCGCTTCGCCCGGTTGCGCAAGGCTCCGGCTTCTTCATCTCCGAAGATGGTTACATCGTCACCAACAATCACGTCGTCGATGACGGCTCCGCCTATACGGTGGTGCTCAACGATGGCACCGAATATGACGCCAAGCTTATCGGCCGTGATCGGCGCACCGACCTTGCCGTCCTGAAGGTCGATGTCAATCGCAAGTTCACCTATGTGCAGTTTGCCGATGACAGCAAAATCCGCGTCGGTGACTGGGTCGTGGCTGTCGGTAACCCGTTTGGTCTTGGCGGTACCGTGACCTCCGGCATCGTGTCTGCCCGTGGCCGTGACATCGGCTCCGGCCCTTATGATGATTATCTGCAGATCGATGCGGCCGTAAACCGGGGTAACTCCGGTGGCCCTGCCTTTAATCTGAATGGTGAAGTGGTCGGCATCAATACCGCCATCTTCTCGCCCTCCGGCGGCAATGTCGGTATCGCCTTTGCAATCCCCGCATCCGTTGCCAAGGATGTCGTTCAGGATCTGATGAAGGACGGTAAGGTCGAACGCGGCTGGCTTGGCGTCCAGATCCAGCCTGTCAGCAAGGACATTGCCGAATCGCTCGGCCTCTCCGAAGCCAAGGGTGCCTTGGTTGTTGCTCCGCAGCCGGGTTCTCCCGGTGACAAGGCTGGCGTCAAGCAGGGTGACATTATCACCGCGGTCAACGGCGATCCGATCAAGGATGCACGCGAACTGTCCCGCCGCATCGGCGCGCTGGCACCCAATACCAAGGTCGAGCTGTCGCTCTGGCGCAATGGCAAGTCGCAGTCGGTCAGCGTCACACTGGGTGATTTGGCAAGCGATGACGCGTCTGCAAGTGCCCAGGGCCAGAATGACAGCGGTCGTGGTGGCCAGTCCTCCAGCGAAAAGGCTCTCTCAAGCCTCGGCCTGACAGTGGCTCCTGCTGAAGATGGCAAAGGTCTTGCCATCACCGATGTCGATCCGGACTCCGATGCCGCAACGCGCGGCCTGAAGACGGGCGAAAAGATCACCTCGGTCAACAACCAGCAGGTCGCATCCGCTGCCGATGTCGAGAAGGTGATCTCGCAGGCGAAGAAGGACGGCCGCACCAAGGCTCTGTTCCAGATCGAAACCGAGCAGGGCAGCCGCTTCATCGCCCTCGATATCGATCAGGGTTGA
- a CDS encoding response regulator transcription factor → MDVNVPHMKILVIEDDLEAAAYMTKAFREAGIVVDHASDGESGLFMGCENVYDVMVIDRMLPRRDGLSVISELRRKGIETPVLILSALGQVDDRVTGLRAGGDDYLPKPYAFNELLARIEVLGRRKGKPEQDMIYRVGDLELDRLSHDVRRNGKEILLQPREFRLLEYLMKNAGQVVTRTMLLENVWDYHFDPQTNVIDVHVSRLRSKIEKDFDKPLLKTIRGAGYMMKDEG, encoded by the coding sequence ATGGACGTTAATGTTCCCCACATGAAGATACTTGTTATTGAAGATGATTTGGAAGCTGCCGCCTATATGACGAAGGCGTTCCGAGAAGCTGGTATTGTTGTCGACCACGCCAGTGATGGCGAAAGCGGCTTGTTTATGGGTTGCGAAAATGTTTATGACGTCATGGTCATCGACCGCATGCTGCCGCGACGCGACGGGCTCTCGGTTATTTCCGAATTGCGCAGAAAGGGCATTGAGACCCCGGTGCTCATTCTCTCCGCTCTTGGCCAGGTAGATGACCGGGTGACCGGTCTTCGCGCCGGTGGTGACGATTATCTGCCCAAGCCCTATGCGTTCAACGAGCTCCTTGCCCGCATCGAAGTGCTTGGCCGCCGCAAGGGCAAGCCCGAGCAGGATATGATCTATCGTGTGGGCGATCTCGAACTCGACCGGCTTTCTCATGACGTGCGCCGCAATGGCAAGGAAATCCTTTTGCAGCCGCGCGAATTTCGCCTGCTGGAATATCTGATGAAGAATGCCGGTCAGGTGGTGACCCGCACCATGCTATTGGAAAATGTCTGGGATTATCACTTCGACCCCCAGACCAACGTCATCGACGTTCACGTGTCGCGCCTGCGCTCCAAGATCGAGAAGGATTTCGACAAGCCGTTGCTGAAGACCATCCGCGGTGCTGGTTATATGATGAAGGATGAAGGCTAG
- a CDS encoding bifunctional [glutamine synthetase] adenylyltransferase/[glutamine synthetase]-adenylyl-L-tyrosine phosphorylase yields MRLSEVQPDTIRPYTQTELKSVLSTLKDIACNEPAVADLLASEGTLKGFIAHAFTLSPYLRDAAVSDEGLLTLAISAPVETILETLVRDARDCWRPDEDGRIPTEAEVMTRLRVAKRRLAFIAALADLGRIFTARDTTRWLSDLADAALSAAIDHLLLANHNSGKLNLKNPLVPSEGSGLIVLGMGKLGARELNYSSDIDAVVFFEPTAGIVPDLLDALETFGRMMRRLIRILQERTADGYVFRTDLRLRPDPGSTPLAIPVDAALLYYEGRGQNWERAAYIKARPVAGDIKAGEGFLRELTPFVFRKYLDYAAIADIHSIKRQIHAHKGHGAIAVKGHNVKLGRGGIREIEFFAQTQQLIAGGRMAPLRVRSTEEALAALTDAKWIDAETRDSLTEAYWFLREVEHRIQMVRDEQTHILPDTEAELKRIAFMLGFADTKAFSEKLEDVLRLVERKYSALFEQETRLSGESGNLVFTGQKDDPDTLKTLERLGFERPEDMSRVIRTWHNGRYRATQSVEARERLTELTPDLLKAFGESKRADEALLRFDNFLSGLPAGIQLFSLLGNNPALLSLLVTIMSSAPRLAEIIAARPHVFDGMLDPALMTEIPTRDYLSQRMKGFLSPARHYEDILDRLRIFAAEQRFLIGVRLLTGAIIGEVAGRAFTHLADLVIEAALNAMLAEMATAHGSYPGGRVAVIGMGKLGSFELTAGSDVDLILLYDYDDEAGESDGTKPLDAVRYFTRVTQRLIAALSAPTAEGVLYEVDMRLRPSGNKGPVATRISTFEKYQREEAWTWEHLALSRARLICGDATLMADADRIIASVLSQKRDVAKVAADVREMRQLIDKEKPAESLWDFKLIPGGLVDLEFIAQYLALVAPAKDLPSHEPGESTSDALKRMASEAMEPQAHDDCIEAMRLFTELSQIIRLCIDTDFDPKQAPAGLIDLVCRAGDCPDVATLEGEVKRLSKAVRKTFSALVSPKSDS; encoded by the coding sequence ATGCGACTGAGTGAGGTTCAGCCGGACACGATACGTCCCTATACGCAAACCGAGCTGAAATCGGTTCTGTCCACCTTGAAGGATATTGCGTGTAACGAGCCGGCAGTGGCCGATCTGCTGGCGAGTGAGGGTACGCTCAAAGGATTTATTGCGCACGCCTTCACATTATCTCCATACCTGCGCGATGCGGCAGTGTCCGATGAGGGTCTGTTGACGCTGGCGATTTCCGCGCCGGTCGAGACGATCCTCGAGACCCTGGTGCGTGATGCACGCGATTGCTGGCGACCGGATGAGGATGGGCGTATTCCCACCGAGGCAGAGGTGATGACGAGGCTGCGCGTCGCCAAACGCCGCCTGGCCTTCATCGCCGCATTGGCCGATCTCGGCCGCATCTTTACCGCCCGTGATACGACACGATGGCTAAGCGACCTCGCCGACGCCGCGCTGTCGGCGGCGATCGATCATCTGCTCCTCGCCAACCATAATAGCGGCAAGCTCAACCTCAAGAACCCGCTAGTTCCAAGCGAAGGTTCGGGGCTCATCGTGCTGGGTATGGGCAAGCTCGGCGCGCGTGAGCTCAATTATTCCTCCGATATCGACGCCGTCGTGTTCTTCGAGCCTACAGCTGGGATCGTGCCAGATCTCTTGGATGCGCTGGAAACCTTTGGCCGCATGATGCGGCGGCTGATCCGCATCCTGCAGGAGCGTACCGCCGACGGCTATGTGTTTCGAACCGACCTTCGCCTTCGTCCCGATCCCGGCTCGACGCCGCTTGCCATACCGGTTGACGCCGCGCTCCTCTACTATGAGGGCAGGGGGCAGAACTGGGAGCGGGCAGCCTATATCAAGGCGCGGCCTGTTGCCGGCGATATCAAGGCAGGTGAAGGCTTCCTGCGCGAGCTGACGCCCTTTGTCTTCCGCAAATATCTCGATTACGCCGCGATTGCCGATATCCATTCAATCAAGCGACAAATTCATGCACATAAGGGCCATGGCGCGATCGCGGTGAAGGGGCATAACGTCAAGCTCGGACGCGGCGGCATTCGCGAGATCGAATTCTTCGCCCAGACGCAGCAATTGATCGCAGGCGGGCGCATGGCGCCCTTGCGTGTCCGCTCGACTGAGGAAGCGCTTGCGGCGCTGACGGATGCCAAATGGATCGATGCGGAAACCCGTGACAGCCTGACGGAAGCCTATTGGTTCCTGCGCGAGGTCGAGCACCGCATCCAGATGGTGCGCGACGAGCAGACGCATATCCTGCCGGATACCGAAGCCGAACTAAAGCGCATCGCCTTCATGCTCGGCTTTGCTGACACCAAAGCCTTCTCCGAAAAGCTGGAAGACGTTCTGCGGCTGGTGGAGCGCAAATATTCCGCTCTCTTCGAACAGGAAACGCGGCTCTCCGGCGAGAGCGGCAACCTTGTCTTTACCGGTCAGAAGGATGACCCTGATACACTGAAGACATTGGAAAGACTTGGTTTCGAGCGTCCTGAAGACATGTCGCGGGTGATCCGCACCTGGCACAATGGCCGCTACCGCGCGACGCAATCTGTCGAGGCGCGCGAGAGACTGACAGAGTTGACGCCGGACCTGCTGAAAGCCTTTGGCGAGAGCAAGCGGGCCGACGAGGCACTGCTCCGCTTCGACAACTTCCTGTCCGGGCTGCCAGCTGGCATCCAACTGTTCTCACTTCTGGGTAATAATCCAGCGCTCCTGTCTCTGTTGGTTACGATCATGTCGTCAGCCCCACGACTGGCAGAAATCATCGCGGCACGACCGCATGTCTTCGACGGCATGCTTGACCCGGCGCTGATGACCGAGATCCCGACGCGCGATTATCTCTCCCAGCGCATGAAGGGTTTTCTCTCGCCTGCGCGCCATTACGAGGACATTCTCGACCGGCTTCGGATTTTCGCTGCCGAACAACGCTTCCTGATCGGTGTCCGTTTATTGACTGGTGCAATCATTGGCGAGGTGGCGGGCCGCGCTTTCACCCACCTTGCCGATCTCGTGATCGAAGCAGCCTTGAATGCCATGCTGGCCGAAATGGCGACGGCACATGGATCCTATCCGGGCGGACGCGTCGCCGTCATCGGCATGGGGAAGCTCGGCTCCTTTGAACTGACTGCCGGCTCCGATGTCGATCTCATTCTGCTTTATGATTATGACGACGAGGCTGGCGAATCCGATGGCACCAAGCCGCTCGACGCGGTGCGCTACTTCACCCGCGTGACCCAGCGATTGATCGCAGCACTCTCCGCGCCGACGGCCGAGGGCGTGCTCTATGAGGTCGATATGCGCCTCAGACCCTCTGGCAACAAAGGTCCGGTGGCGACGCGCATCTCCACATTCGAGAAATATCAGCGCGAAGAAGCTTGGACCTGGGAGCATCTGGCGCTCTCCAGAGCCCGACTGATCTGCGGTGACGCAACCTTGATGGCCGATGCGGATCGGATCATTGCCTCGGTCCTGTCGCAAAAGCGAGACGTGGCCAAGGTCGCTGCTGACGTGCGGGAGATGCGCCAGCTTATCGACAAGGAGAAACCTGCCGAAAGTCTGTGGGATTTCAAGCTTATTCCCGGCGGATTGGTCGATCTGGAATTCATCGCCCAGTATCTGGCACTGGTTGCGCCAGCAAAAGATCTGCCTTCGCATGAGCCGGGAGAGAGCACGTCCGATGCACTCAAGCGCATGGCCTCCGAAGCGATGGAACCGCAGGCGCATGATGATTGTATCGAAGCCATGCGGCTCTTCACCGAACTGTCGCAGATCATAAGGCTCTGCATCGATACGGATTTCGATCCGAAACAGGCGCCTGCGGGCTTGATTGATCTCGTCTGCAGGGCAGGTGACTGCCCGGATGTTGCGACGCTGGAAGGCGAGGTGAAGCGGCTGTCGAAAGCGGTCCGTAAGACCTTTTCAGCACTGGTCTCCCCCAAAAGCGATTCCTGA
- a CDS encoding metallophosphoesterase, whose translation MFHVIFGIPWLVVAVRFIQPLPWVWPLKLALTLLFLAASQYHLFSRLSSGSVFSPEFPRPLIICFNLLFGFMLLLAVFQIALDVVSVILMLFKGHFPLVPSGVRYGMAAVALALSAFAVSQAVRVPPLKDIEIAVPGLDPAFDGYQIVQLTDLHISRLFPAFWTRAVVEKTNALNADLIVITGDLIDGKVEARSSDIAPLAELKARDGVYTIPGNHEYFFGYDEWMAYYQRLNMTTLANSNAVIKRGNAKLVIAGVTDLSSTRTAFPAHDTAAALRGAPAGAPVILLDHQPRQAADNAALGVAVQLSGHTHGGMVVGLDRVVAGPNNGFVSGFYDVGGMKLYVNNGTALWPGFALRLGIPSELTRITLLSR comes from the coding sequence ATGTTTCACGTTATTTTCGGAATTCCATGGCTGGTGGTCGCTGTCCGCTTCATCCAGCCACTGCCCTGGGTTTGGCCTTTGAAGCTTGCCCTTACGCTGTTGTTTCTTGCCGCTTCGCAATATCACCTCTTCAGTCGCCTCTCGTCCGGCTCGGTCTTCTCGCCTGAGTTTCCAAGACCACTGATCATCTGCTTCAACCTGCTCTTCGGCTTCATGCTGCTGCTCGCCGTCTTCCAGATTGCTCTGGATGTGGTGTCGGTGATCCTGATGCTGTTCAAGGGGCACTTCCCGCTGGTGCCTTCCGGTGTCCGTTACGGGATGGCGGCTGTTGCTCTGGCTCTCTCCGCCTTCGCCGTCAGCCAGGCGGTCCGTGTTCCGCCACTGAAGGACATCGAGATTGCTGTCCCAGGGCTTGATCCAGCTTTCGATGGCTATCAGATCGTGCAACTCACCGACCTGCATATCAGCCGCCTCTTTCCTGCCTTCTGGACGCGTGCAGTGGTCGAGAAAACCAATGCGCTCAATGCCGACCTGATCGTCATTACCGGCGATCTCATCGACGGCAAGGTTGAAGCCAGAAGCAGCGACATTGCGCCATTGGCAGAGCTTAAGGCTCGCGATGGCGTTTACACTATTCCCGGAAACCACGAATATTTCTTCGGCTATGACGAGTGGATGGCCTATTACCAGCGCCTCAACATGACGACGCTTGCCAACAGCAACGCTGTCATCAAGCGCGGCAACGCGAAGCTCGTGATCGCTGGCGTCACCGACCTCTCATCGACGAGAACGGCGTTTCCCGCACATGACACGGCGGCGGCCCTCAGAGGCGCCCCCGCCGGTGCGCCTGTCATCCTGCTCGATCACCAGCCCCGTCAAGCGGCAGACAATGCCGCACTGGGTGTAGCAGTTCAGCTTTCCGGCCACACGCATGGCGGTATGGTCGTTGGGCTCGACCGCGTGGTCGCAGGCCCTAATAACGGCTTCGTATCCGGTTTCTACGATGTCGGCGGCATGAAGCTTTACGTCAACAACGGGACGGCGCTCTGGCCAGGCTTTGCGCTGCGACTCGGCATTCCCTCCGAGCTGACCCGGATCACTTTGTTATCGCGCTAA
- a CDS encoding PAS domain-containing sensor histidine kinase: protein MTNVRRATAGDERPYARFAEMTALAYRAAESFSSAGNLLAMLLQARRLETLLKRLIPILILAFLVVIAASRMFGITAEYERMENAARQTTALSALTARAALSGVEALAATQDRAAVERRLNQSFPAGSMDDDTVVLVAGMNGRIFGGVGLHAASYVGTSLTTLLPEIAIVRRFPGAPGTIETDIDNTPHYATMLPLGSDGGMIITARSLQPMRAFWRSEVAMNVTLFAGISSILLVILYAYYMQVKRARTADEVFVESNLRVETALSRGRCGLWDFDLSTRRMFWSTSLYEILGLPPRTEPLSFSDAARMMHSEDGNLYELARSVGCGELRQIDQIFRMRHTHGHYVWLRARAQVIHTGNGPRVIGIAMDVTEQHRLAQRYAEADQRLAEAIECTSEAFVLWDKNDRLVMCNTHFQQAYGLPDSALVPGTERSVVYSAAARPIVERRVADSDQSGLSRTTEVQLADERWLQITERRTRDGGLVSVGTDITLLKRHQDRLRESERRLMATIGDLSASRHKLERQKTELSDANALYQAEKERAEAANKAKSEFLANMSHELRTPLNAILGFSEILVAEMFGPVGSPKYSEYARDIHDSGQHLLNVINDILDMSKIEAGHMRINRERVDLAPLVEETLRLTAIQAAQKNITIQQRLCRNMHMNGDRRAMKQIMLNLLSNAVKFTDDGGRVELRTHVHENGLMLTIADTGIGIPTAAINKIGQPFEQVQSQYAKSKGGSGLGLAISRSLVRLHGGKMKIRSCEGKGTVVTILIPHAHVAKDMPYLAYQARNKLELLRSHKLN, encoded by the coding sequence ATGACGAACGTGCGGCGGGCGACTGCGGGCGATGAGCGACCCTATGCCAGATTTGCTGAAATGACGGCGTTGGCTTACAGGGCGGCGGAGAGCTTCTCCTCAGCCGGAAACCTGCTCGCCATGCTGTTGCAGGCCCGCAGGCTTGAGACGCTGCTCAAGCGTCTTATCCCCATTCTCATTCTCGCTTTCCTGGTCGTCATCGCAGCATCGCGCATGTTCGGTATCACCGCGGAATATGAGCGCATGGAAAATGCGGCACGGCAGACGACAGCGCTTTCCGCATTGACGGCACGCGCAGCACTTTCCGGCGTCGAGGCTCTGGCTGCCACGCAGGACCGCGCTGCCGTCGAACGTCGCCTTAATCAATCTTTCCCGGCTGGCAGCATGGATGACGATACCGTCGTGCTGGTGGCGGGAATGAATGGCCGCATCTTTGGCGGCGTCGGCCTTCACGCGGCATCCTATGTGGGGACATCGCTGACCACCCTGCTTCCAGAGATCGCGATTGTTCGCCGCTTCCCCGGTGCGCCCGGAACGATCGAAACGGATATCGATAATACGCCGCATTACGCCACGATGCTGCCGCTTGGATCCGATGGCGGCATGATCATCACTGCCCGTTCCTTGCAGCCCATGCGCGCCTTCTGGCGCAGCGAAGTGGCGATGAACGTCACCCTCTTCGCTGGCATTTCCTCCATCCTGCTGGTTATTCTCTATGCCTATTACATGCAGGTAAAGCGGGCGCGTACCGCTGACGAAGTGTTTGTCGAATCCAACCTTCGCGTCGAGACGGCCCTGTCTCGTGGCCGCTGTGGCCTGTGGGACTTCGATCTGTCGACACGGCGCATGTTCTGGTCCACGTCGCTTTATGAAATTCTCGGCCTGCCGCCGCGCACCGAGCCGCTCTCCTTCAGCGATGCGGCACGCATGATGCATTCCGAAGATGGAAATCTCTACGAACTCGCACGCTCGGTGGGCTGCGGCGAGTTGCGCCAGATCGATCAGATTTTCCGCATGCGCCATACCCATGGGCATTACGTCTGGCTGCGCGCCCGTGCACAGGTGATCCACACGGGGAACGGCCCGCGTGTCATCGGCATCGCCATGGATGTGACGGAGCAGCACCGCTTGGCACAACGTTATGCGGAGGCCGATCAACGCCTCGCAGAAGCCATCGAATGCACATCGGAAGCTTTCGTCCTGTGGGACAAGAACGATCGCCTTGTGATGTGCAACACGCATTTCCAGCAGGCCTATGGTCTGCCCGACAGCGCACTGGTGCCCGGCACGGAACGTTCGGTCGTTTACAGCGCCGCCGCACGTCCGATCGTCGAGCGCCGTGTGGCAGACTCCGATCAGTCGGGACTATCGCGCACCACGGAAGTGCAGCTTGCCGATGAGCGCTGGCTGCAGATCACCGAACGCCGTACCCGCGATGGCGGTCTTGTCTCCGTCGGTACGGACATTACGCTTCTGAAGCGCCACCAGGACCGACTGCGCGAATCCGAGCGCCGCCTGATGGCAACGATTGGCGATCTTTCCGCCTCCCGCCACAAGCTCGAGCGGCAGAAGACCGAGCTTTCGGACGCGAATGCCCTCTATCAGGCGGAAAAGGAGCGCGCCGAAGCGGCCAACAAGGCGAAGTCCGAATTCCTCGCCAATATGAGCCATGAGTTGCGCACGCCACTCAACGCCATTCTCGGCTTTTCCGAAATTCTGGTGGCTGAAATGTTCGGCCCGGTCGGCTCGCCTAAATACAGCGAGTATGCCCGCGACATCCATGATAGCGGCCAACACCTGCTCAACGTCATCAACGACATTCTCGACATGTCGAAGATCGAAGCAGGCCATATGCGCATCAACCGCGAGAGGGTCGATCTTGCGCCGTTGGTGGAAGAAACCTTGCGCCTGACGGCCATCCAGGCCGCGCAAAAGAACATCACTATTCAGCAGCGCCTGTGCAGAAATATGCATATGAACGGCGACCGCCGCGCCATGAAGCAAATCATGCTCAACCTGCTGTCCAACGCAGTCAAGTTCACCGACGACGGCGGCCGCGTCGAGCTTCGCACCCATGTGCACGAGAACGGCTTGATGCTGACGATTGCCGATACCGGCATCGGTATCCCGACTGCCGCCATCAACAAGATCGGCCAGCCGTTTGAGCAGGTACAGAGCCAATATGCCAAGAGCAAAGGTGGCTCTGGCCTCGGTCTTGCCATCTCCCGCTCGCTGGTCAGGCTCCATGGCGGCAAAATGAAAATCCGCTCCTGCGAGGGCAAGGGAACGGTGGTCACTATCCTCATTCCGCACGCCCATGTCGCCAAGGATATGCCGTATCTCGCTTATCAGGCGAGGAACAAGCTGGAGCTCCTGCGCTCTCACAAGCTGAATTGA
- a CDS encoding carboxymuconolactone decarboxylase family protein, whose amino-acid sequence MTISPAFQSFSKEAPSHYTAWLEGVAGLGKASALDARTQSLVYIGILAAARLESGLAFHVQEAKAHGASRDEIVSAVLAGLPAVGNCVVQALPIALEAFDHN is encoded by the coding sequence ATGACAATCAGCCCGGCATTCCAGAGCTTCAGCAAGGAAGCACCAAGCCACTACACAGCATGGCTTGAAGGAGTTGCAGGACTTGGCAAGGCTTCAGCGCTCGATGCCAGAACCCAGAGCCTCGTCTATATCGGCATTCTCGCAGCCGCGCGGCTGGAGAGCGGTCTTGCCTTTCATGTTCAGGAAGCCAAGGCCCATGGCGCATCGCGGGACGAGATCGTCAGCGCCGTTCTTGCAGGTCTGCCTGCGGTCGGAAACTGCGTGGTGCAGGCCCTGCCGATCGCGCTTGAGGCCTTTGACCACAACTGA